Proteins from one Candidatus Margulisiibacteriota bacterium genomic window:
- a CDS encoding lysophospholipid acyltransferase family protein — MIALLSFSQACCGLIFRLPPRLALGFIRLKAKGLFWIARLTPLRRIVSANYRCFFPEADADALADKLLDNVSRSIMEVLCFPFFRAEHFRLLGRLEGRENLDLALADGKGVLLLTMHTGNYEFMQVLLPQLGYHLNAVMKAPPGDRLFQFINRSRTATGCRLINVETADMYRESLARLAANEIVGLLIDTGARESRNETIVFLGKKMPAATGWLTLAQRSAATLMICTCRRENGRLVVKLEPPFRITAGNREAMREHVRRSFDEFVRAYPDQWALFLNKDEISGIMDENR; from the coding sequence ATGATCGCCTTACTCTCTTTTAGCCAAGCGTGCTGCGGCCTGATCTTCCGGCTGCCGCCGCGCCTCGCGCTCGGGTTCATCCGCCTGAAGGCCAAAGGACTTTTTTGGATCGCCCGGCTGACCCCGCTCCGCCGGATCGTCAGCGCCAATTACCGCTGCTTTTTCCCGGAAGCCGACGCCGACGCGCTGGCCGACAAGCTGCTGGACAACGTCAGCCGCTCGATCATGGAAGTGCTCTGTTTCCCTTTTTTCCGCGCGGAGCATTTTCGGCTGCTCGGCCGGCTGGAAGGCCGGGAGAATCTGGACCTCGCCCTGGCCGACGGCAAAGGGGTCCTGCTCCTGACGATGCACACCGGCAACTACGAGTTCATGCAGGTCCTGCTGCCGCAGCTGGGGTACCATCTTAACGCGGTGATGAAAGCGCCGCCCGGCGACCGGCTTTTCCAGTTCATCAACCGGAGCCGAACGGCGACCGGCTGCCGGCTGATCAATGTCGAGACCGCCGACATGTACCGCGAATCGCTCGCCCGCCTGGCGGCTAACGAGATCGTCGGCCTGCTGATCGACACCGGCGCCCGGGAAAGCCGCAACGAAACGATCGTTTTCCTCGGCAAAAAAATGCCGGCGGCGACCGGCTGGCTGACGCTGGCGCAACGCTCCGCGGCGACGCTGATGATCTGCACCTGCCGGCGGGAAAACGGGCGGCTGGTGGTCAAGCTCGAGCCCCCTTTCCGGATCACCGCCGGCAACCGCGAGGCGATGCGGGAGCACGTCCGCCGCTCGTTCGACGAGTTCGTCCGCGCTTACCCCGACCAGTGGGCGCTCTTCCTCAATAAGGACGAGATCAGCGGGATCATGGACGAGAACCGATGA
- a CDS encoding glycosyltransferase family 39 protein, with the protein MKKNAILLCLLAAALYFFRLGAFSLYDAAETTYGEFTKNILQMNDWLTLHYNGQVIFDKPPLYYWLAALLSRLVGFNEWAMRFWAALAGVLTVLATYAFGQRFYNERAGFLSGVVVMTAFQFLVQSRIAELDVVLTLFLFSALFLFLAGYQTNDRRYYVLMYFPLALGVLIKGLLAVALPGCAIFLFLLFKKELVKIKGLAIIPGILIVAVIGLPWYIAEYLIHGQVFLNFALGFLFLSRFQGVVAGHTGPWYYYFPALLIGFAPWSHLLPLGLWQTWQAKKNDPELLALCFIIPALIVFSVAKTKIPNYVLPLYPFLALMVGAAWDKLLREPGTERRGFLIANLFLAVVVALIFAGVMMVGNNQYPAQYATLVPPLQALAAALLLGSAAAITLFFLKAYRLAFAAIPAMVFVIALVLTLWALPAVEPLKGEKELGQKVTAVIRPAERIAAYSVGNRPGIVFYNSRTVVMLSTEAEARGFLNARQGFLFTAERPLAFGRLFARQGELFVYR; encoded by the coding sequence ATGAAAAAGAACGCCATCCTCCTCTGCCTGCTGGCCGCGGCGCTCTATTTCTTCCGGCTCGGCGCCTTTTCGCTCTACGACGCGGCGGAGACGACCTACGGCGAGTTCACCAAGAACATTTTACAAATGAACGATTGGCTGACGCTGCATTACAACGGCCAGGTCATTTTCGACAAACCGCCGCTCTACTATTGGCTGGCCGCCCTGCTTTCCCGGCTGGTCGGCTTCAACGAATGGGCGATGCGCTTTTGGGCGGCGCTGGCCGGCGTCCTGACCGTGCTGGCAACCTACGCCTTCGGCCAGCGTTTCTATAATGAGCGGGCCGGCTTCCTCTCCGGCGTCGTGGTGATGACCGCGTTCCAGTTCCTGGTCCAGTCCCGGATCGCCGAGCTGGACGTCGTGCTGACCCTTTTTCTCTTTAGCGCCCTTTTTCTTTTCCTGGCCGGTTATCAGACCAACGACCGACGTTATTATGTTTTAATGTATTTCCCCCTGGCTTTGGGGGTCTTGATCAAAGGGCTACTGGCCGTCGCCCTCCCCGGCTGCGCGATCTTTCTTTTCCTGTTGTTCAAAAAAGAGCTGGTCAAGATCAAAGGATTGGCGATCATCCCGGGCATTTTGATCGTCGCCGTGATCGGCCTGCCGTGGTATATCGCGGAATATCTGATCCACGGCCAAGTATTTTTGAATTTTGCCCTTGGATTTTTGTTTTTATCCCGGTTTCAGGGGGTGGTCGCCGGCCATACCGGCCCCTGGTACTACTATTTCCCGGCGCTGCTGATCGGCTTCGCCCCGTGGTCGCACCTTTTGCCGCTCGGCCTCTGGCAAACCTGGCAGGCCAAGAAAAACGACCCTGAATTATTGGCGCTCTGTTTTATCATCCCCGCCCTGATCGTCTTTTCGGTCGCCAAGACCAAGATCCCGAACTACGTCCTGCCGCTCTATCCGTTCCTGGCCCTGATGGTCGGTGCCGCCTGGGACAAATTACTGCGGGAACCGGGAACGGAGCGGCGCGGTTTCCTGATCGCGAACCTGTTCTTGGCCGTTGTCGTCGCGCTGATCTTCGCCGGGGTGATGATGGTCGGCAATAACCAGTACCCGGCGCAGTACGCGACACTGGTCCCGCCGCTCCAGGCGCTGGCCGCGGCGCTCCTCCTCGGCTCCGCCGCCGCGATCACGCTCTTTTTCCTGAAAGCTTACCGCCTTGCCTTTGCGGCGATCCCGGCGATGGTCTTTGTCATCGCGCTGGTCCTGACCCTTTGGGCGCTGCCGGCGGTCGAGCCGCTCAAGGGGGAAAAAGAGCTCGGCCAAAAGGTCACCGCCGTTATCCGGCCGGCGGAACGGATCGCCGCCTATAGTGTCGGCAACCGCCCGGGCATCGTCTTTTATAACAGCCGGACAGTCGTCATGCTCAGCACCGAGGCGGAAGCGCGCGGTTTTCTCAACGCCCGGCAAGGTTTTCTCTTTACCGCCGAACGCCCGCTGGCGTTCGGCCGCCTGTTCGCCAGACAGGGGGAGCTTTTTGTCTACCGCTGA
- a CDS encoding polyprenol monophosphomannose synthase — MNKPELSVGIPTYNEAKNIETMIVRVSEALKQRHIKGEIIVIDDSSPDGTAQLADSLAATFPVRVYIRTKREGPGPAILDGIRLAQAPVVCIMDGDLSHPPETLPDMYRLIKDQKALLVVGSRHVKGGGTSKWIWYRKFFSWGARMLGRFLTPVNDLTAGYFMLDKKILEGAQINPIGCKVGLELMVKGNHQGKVVEFPIVFREREAGESKMGWRETRQYLQHLVNLTLWKLAHPFRR; from the coding sequence ATGAACAAACCGGAGCTGTCCGTCGGCATCCCGACCTATAACGAAGCAAAGAACATCGAAACGATGATCGTGCGCGTCAGCGAAGCGCTGAAGCAGCGCCACATCAAGGGCGAGATCATCGTCATCGACGACAGCTCGCCCGACGGCACCGCCCAGCTGGCCGACAGCCTGGCCGCCACTTTCCCGGTCCGGGTCTATATCCGGACCAAGCGCGAAGGCCCCGGCCCGGCCATCCTCGACGGGATCCGCCTGGCGCAGGCGCCGGTCGTCTGCATCATGGACGGCGACCTGAGCCATCCGCCTGAAACGCTGCCCGACATGTACCGCCTGATCAAGGACCAGAAAGCGCTGCTGGTCGTCGGCAGCCGCCACGTCAAGGGGGGCGGCACTTCCAAGTGGATCTGGTACCGGAAATTCTTTTCCTGGGGGGCGCGGATGCTCGGCCGCTTCCTGACCCCGGTTAACGACCTGACCGCCGGCTACTTCATGCTCGACAAAAAGATCCTCGAGGGGGCGCAGATCAACCCGATCGGCTGCAAGGTCGGCCTGGAGCTGATGGTCAAGGGGAACCATCAGGGCAAGGTCGTGGAATTCCCCATCGTTTTCCGCGAGCGCGAGGCCGGTGAAAGCAAAATGGGCTGGCGCGAGACCAGGCAATATCTCCAGCACCTGGTCAACTTGACCCTCTGGAAGCTCGCCCACCCGTTCCGGCGATGA
- a CDS encoding methyltransferase domain-containing protein — protein MSIMPLPRILPTTRGTRHLVTHLRVNLPASVPDRDEIELRCVHSYERLARTYRDDPQLLLQAGARQDLALYSREFGVDLASLDVPPGKPRGKALFIKPGFAVAERQFQHLYGKSLDVVCVDSALLPQYDLPLEPWAKTVGVVPGALEALPFPDNTFAYVIARPSLKGIIDPLRALDEAIRVAAPQGTVLAYFLSAECARGLFNFRHEELITRLDAYRAEHGAVYREFTPLVDPRKGVGLRAVKLCDFPLPPLA, from the coding sequence ATGAGCATCATGCCGTTACCCAGAATATTACCGACCACCCGGGGGACCCGCCACCTGGTCACCCATTTGCGGGTCAACCTACCGGCCAGCGTCCCCGATCGCGACGAGATCGAGCTCCGCTGCGTCCACTCGTACGAGCGGTTAGCCCGGACTTACCGCGACGATCCGCAATTGTTGCTCCAAGCGGGCGCCCGGCAGGACCTGGCGCTTTATTCCCGCGAGTTCGGGGTCGACCTGGCCAGTCTGGATGTCCCGCCCGGCAAGCCGCGGGGCAAAGCGCTGTTCATCAAGCCCGGCTTCGCGGTCGCCGAACGCCAGTTCCAGCATCTCTACGGCAAGTCGCTTGACGTCGTCTGCGTCGATTCCGCCCTCCTGCCGCAATACGACCTGCCGCTGGAACCCTGGGCCAAAACGGTCGGTGTCGTCCCGGGCGCGCTGGAAGCCCTGCCGTTCCCCGACAACACGTTCGCTTATGTCATCGCCCGCCCCAGCCTGAAAGGGATCATTGATCCGCTCCGGGCGCTCGACGAAGCGATCCGGGTCGCGGCGCCGCAGGGAACGGTCTTGGCCTATTTTCTCAGCGCCGAGTGCGCCCGCGGCCTCTTCAATTTCCGGCACGAGGAGCTGATCACCCGGCTGGACGCGTATCGCGCGGAGCACGGCGCCGTTTATCGGGAATTCACCCCCCTGGTCGATCCGCGCAAAGGAGTGGGCCTCCGGGCGGTCAAATTGTGCGACTTCCCGCTTCCGCCGCTCGCTTAA
- a CDS encoding DUF6498-containing protein: MKSAPFLQRDNDPTIWSLIAVNLLTILLALKFNWSLLELMWIYWAQSVTIGVFNFFRLLTASSPFPVHVTINKQSVTLQTNWANAAFFALHYGFFHFIYAIFLLVFTFAGSEVFPGAAAINWWSVLGVSVMFIANHGFSFFYNREKDAAKADASRLMMFPYARIIPMHLTIILGAVVGEMFSSPTLAAYSPLLLFMGLKLAADVIMHRIEHH; the protein is encoded by the coding sequence ATGAAAAGCGCCCCGTTTCTCCAGCGCGACAACGACCCGACAATCTGGTCGCTGATCGCCGTCAATTTGCTGACCATTCTGCTGGCGCTCAAGTTCAATTGGAGCCTGCTGGAGCTGATGTGGATCTACTGGGCGCAGAGCGTCACGATCGGCGTCTTCAATTTTTTCCGTTTGCTGACGGCCAGTTCCCCCTTTCCCGTCCACGTCACGATCAACAAGCAGTCGGTCACCCTGCAGACCAATTGGGCCAACGCGGCTTTTTTCGCCCTCCACTACGGCTTCTTTCACTTCATCTACGCGATCTTCCTGCTGGTCTTCACCTTCGCCGGCAGCGAGGTCTTTCCGGGCGCGGCCGCGATCAACTGGTGGTCGGTCCTCGGGGTCTCGGTGATGTTTATCGCCAACCACGGGTTCTCTTTTTTCTATAACCGGGAAAAGGACGCGGCCAAGGCCGACGCTTCCCGGCTGATGATGTTCCCCTACGCGCGAATCATCCCGATGCACCTGACGATCATCCTGGGAGCGGTAGTCGGCGAAATGTTCAGCTCACCCACCCTGGCCGCTTATTCCCCCCTCCTCTTATTTATGGGCTTAAAGCTGGCGGCCGACGTGATCATGCACCGGATCGAGCACCATTAA
- a CDS encoding ABC transporter ATP-binding protein gives MGEYNRLFKYLRPYLPQIVVTWFCTILVTATTLLLAPLAGYAFQAIGDKNLGSLNLAVLGVIGLYVLKGLFTYGQEYLSYLVSNRVIVDLRVRLYEHLQELSLDFYGRWHTGELLSRMMNDIANLQLTILTSFTAIIPQSLLLIGLLVYIFVLNWQLSLLMLVAFPLIVQLMRWFASGLRQISERVQQKTADITAHVQETVSQIRVVKAFTMEKAETEKFRAENAKALKITMGAVQILSTQSPVIALLQATAAVGIVWLGGLQIINGQLTLPQLISFATALGIMTDPGSTLSKAFAVIQQGLASSKRIFEIIDTVPSVADRPGAQPLREIVGRIEFQHVTFAYDREPVLNHIDLDVKAGEALALVGRTGSGKSTLVNLLPRFYDPRAGRILIDGVDLRDVTSESLRKKIAIVPQEIALFRGTIEDNIAYGKPDATCDQIQAAAKAANAHQFISALPNGYLTEVGERGAKLSGGEKQRIAIARAVLRDPKILILDEATSSLDAETEALIREALDKLMKGRTTFIIAHRLYTVEHVDRVIVLDGGRIVEQGNHRELLAKGGLYQKLYELQLQNKG, from the coding sequence GTGGGGGAATATAACCGGCTGTTCAAGTACCTGCGGCCTTACCTGCCGCAGATCGTCGTCACCTGGTTCTGCACCATCCTGGTCACCGCCACCACCCTGCTCCTCGCCCCGCTGGCCGGCTACGCTTTCCAGGCGATCGGCGATAAAAACCTCGGTTCGCTCAACCTGGCCGTGCTCGGCGTCATCGGCCTGTACGTCCTGAAAGGGTTGTTCACCTACGGGCAGGAATACCTCTCCTACCTGGTCTCCAACCGGGTGATCGTCGACCTGCGGGTCCGCCTCTACGAACACCTGCAGGAACTCTCCCTCGATTTCTACGGTCGCTGGCATACCGGCGAGCTGCTTTCCCGGATGATGAACGATATCGCCAACCTCCAGCTGACGATCCTGACCAGTTTTACGGCGATCATCCCGCAAAGCCTGCTGCTGATCGGCCTGCTGGTCTACATCTTTGTCCTGAACTGGCAGCTGTCGCTGCTGATGCTGGTCGCTTTCCCCCTGATCGTCCAGCTGATGCGCTGGTTCGCTTCCGGCCTGCGCCAGATCAGCGAGCGGGTCCAGCAAAAAACGGCCGACATCACCGCCCACGTCCAGGAAACGGTCTCCCAGATCCGCGTCGTCAAGGCGTTCACGATGGAAAAGGCCGAGACGGAAAAATTCCGCGCGGAGAACGCCAAGGCGCTCAAGATCACCATGGGCGCCGTCCAGATCCTTTCGACCCAGAGCCCGGTCATCGCCCTGCTCCAGGCGACCGCCGCCGTCGGCATCGTCTGGCTCGGCGGCCTGCAGATCATCAACGGCCAGTTGACCCTGCCGCAGCTGATCTCGTTCGCCACCGCCCTCGGCATCATGACCGACCCGGGGAGCACGCTGAGCAAGGCGTTCGCCGTTATCCAGCAGGGGCTCGCGTCGAGCAAACGGATCTTCGAGATCATCGACACCGTGCCGAGCGTGGCCGACCGGCCCGGCGCCCAGCCGCTGCGGGAGATCGTCGGCCGGATCGAGTTCCAGCACGTCACTTTCGCTTACGACCGGGAACCGGTCCTGAACCATATCGACCTCGACGTCAAAGCGGGCGAAGCGCTGGCGCTCGTCGGCCGGACCGGCTCCGGCAAAAGCACCCTGGTCAATCTGCTTCCCCGTTTTTACGACCCGCGCGCCGGCCGGATCCTGATCGACGGCGTCGACCTCCGGGACGTGACCAGCGAATCGCTCCGCAAGAAGATCGCCATCGTGCCGCAGGAGATCGCCCTTTTCCGGGGGACGATCGAAGACAATATCGCCTACGGCAAACCGGACGCGACCTGCGATCAGATCCAGGCGGCGGCCAAGGCCGCGAACGCCCACCAGTTCATCAGCGCCCTCCCCAACGGCTACCTGACCGAGGTCGGCGAGCGCGGCGCCAAGTTGTCGGGCGGCGAAAAACAGCGGATCGCCATCGCCCGGGCGGTCCTGCGCGACCCGAAGATCCTGATCCTGGACGAGGCGACCTCGTCGCTCGACGCCGAGACCGAAGCGCTGATCCGCGAAGCCCTGGACAAACTGATGAAGGGACGGACGACCTTCATCATCGCCCACCGCCTTTACACCGTCGAACACGTTGACCGGGTCATCGTCCTCGACGGCGGGCGGATCGTCGAACAGGGGAACCACCGCGAGCTGCTGGCCAAGGGCGGCCTGTACCAGAAATTATACGAACTGCAGCTCCAGAACAAAGGATGA
- a CDS encoding zinc ribbon domain-containing protein, with protein MDICQSCSMPLRKDEDRGTNADGSRSRDYCHFCYAGGKFTDEGITMEQKIEKMIARAKEVNIPPENARLLAQNTLPTLKRWRSAGK; from the coding sequence ATGGACATTTGCCAAAGCTGCAGCATGCCGCTGAGAAAAGATGAGGACCGCGGGACCAACGCCGACGGGAGCCGGAGCCGGGATTATTGCCATTTCTGCTATGCCGGGGGGAAATTCACCGATGAGGGGATCACCATGGAACAGAAGATCGAAAAAATGATCGCCCGGGCCAAAGAAGTGAATATCCCGCCGGAGAACGCCCGTCTCCTGGCCCAAAACACCCTGCCGACACTGAAGCGGTGGCGCTCCGCCGGGAAATAA
- a CDS encoding DUF362 domain-containing protein yields the protein MATRVSITRCPDYRQIDLGQLLAPLGGIQAFVKPGQKVLIKPNALLGKAPDDAVTTHPALIAAVIREVKKAGGIALVGDSPGNAHSNVPHTMEQTGIKQAVKEAGGILIYFQQQGVVAVPSPSGNKRLPTLMIAKPALEADVIINLPKLKTHNLTQYTGAIKNMFGVVPGFNKTSFHAAHPRPRDFAESIVDVFQAVRPALNIMDAVVGMEGPGPSNGSPRKFGALLAAADAVALDAVCSDLIGYKPAEIFTTTVAARRKLGEMDLAKIEVVGPRLDEFRQADWKKAFNVQGLVNWLPDFIVNLAGPIVRQLTIYPAIDQAKCVQCLACFHNCPANTIIHDQAAKVVWIDQKNCISCFCCHELCEYDAVKLERSWLVRLLRLG from the coding sequence TTGGCTACTAGAGTCTCGATCACCCGCTGTCCCGATTATCGCCAAATCGATCTCGGCCAACTCCTCGCTCCCCTCGGCGGCATTCAAGCTTTTGTTAAACCGGGCCAAAAAGTCCTGATCAAACCGAACGCCCTCCTCGGCAAAGCACCGGACGACGCCGTGACGACCCACCCCGCCCTGATCGCCGCGGTCATCAGGGAGGTCAAAAAAGCGGGCGGGATCGCGCTGGTCGGCGACAGCCCCGGCAACGCCCACAGCAACGTGCCGCACACCATGGAACAGACCGGGATCAAACAGGCGGTGAAAGAAGCGGGCGGGATCCTGATCTACTTCCAGCAACAGGGAGTTGTGGCGGTGCCGAGCCCGAGCGGGAACAAGCGGCTGCCGACGCTGATGATCGCCAAACCGGCGCTCGAAGCCGACGTCATCATCAACCTGCCGAAACTCAAGACCCACAACCTGACCCAGTACACCGGCGCGATCAAGAACATGTTCGGCGTCGTCCCCGGGTTCAACAAGACCAGCTTCCACGCCGCCCATCCCCGCCCCCGCGATTTCGCCGAGTCGATCGTCGACGTCTTCCAGGCGGTCAGGCCGGCGCTCAATATCATGGACGCGGTGGTCGGCATGGAGGGACCGGGCCCGTCGAACGGCTCGCCGCGGAAATTCGGCGCGCTCCTCGCTGCGGCCGACGCGGTGGCGCTCGACGCCGTCTGCTCCGACCTGATCGGTTATAAACCGGCGGAGATCTTTACCACCACGGTCGCCGCCCGGCGCAAGCTGGGGGAAATGGACCTGGCCAAGATCGAGGTGGTCGGTCCGCGGCTGGACGAATTCCGGCAGGCGGACTGGAAAAAAGCTTTCAACGTTCAGGGGCTGGTCAACTGGCTTCCCGATTTCATCGTCAACCTGGCCGGGCCGATCGTCCGGCAATTGACCATTTATCCGGCCATCGACCAGGCTAAATGCGTCCAGTGCCTGGCCTGTTTCCATAACTGCCCGGCCAATACCATTATCCACGACCAGGCGGCCAAGGTCGTCTGGATCGACCAGAAAAACTGCATCAGCTGTTTCTGCTGCCACGAACTGTGCGAATACGACGCGGTCAAACTGGAACGTTCCTGGCTGGTACGCCTCCTCCGCCTCGGTTAA